A genomic window from Quercus lobata isolate SW786 chromosome 10, ValleyOak3.0 Primary Assembly, whole genome shotgun sequence includes:
- the LOC115965652 gene encoding trafficking protein particle complex subunit 2-like isoform X2, which produces MATTACFIIVSRNDIPIYEAEVGSAAKLHQFILHAALDIVQDIAWTTSAMFLKAIDRFNDLVVSVYVTAGHTRLMLLHDSRNDDGIKSFFQEVHELYIKVLLNPLYLPGSRIASSHFDTKVRALARKYL; this is translated from the exons ATGGCAACCACAGCTTGTTTTATCATTGTAAGCAGGAACGACATCCCTATATATGAAGCTGAAGTTGGATCAGCTGCTAAA TTGCATCAGTTCATATTACATGCCGCTTTGGATATTGTTCAGGACATTGCATGGACTACTAGTGCCAT GTTCTTGAAAGCCATAGACAGATTTAATGATTTGGTGGTGTCAGTATATGTTACAGCTGGTC ATACACGATTGATGCTGCTTCATGACTCTCGTAATGATGATGGAATTAAGAGCTTTTTCCAAGAGGTTCACGAGCTTTATATAAAG GTTCTTCTTAATCCCCTGTACTTGCCTGGTTCTCGCATTGCATCATCACACTTTGATACAAAAGTCCGTGCCCTTGCACGAAAATATCTGTAG
- the LOC115965652 gene encoding trafficking protein particle complex subunit 2-like isoform X1, producing the protein MATTACFIIVSRNDIPIYEAEVGSAAKREDAAQLHQFILHAALDIVQDIAWTTSAMFLKAIDRFNDLVVSVYVTAGHTRLMLLHDSRNDDGIKSFFQEVHELYIKVLLNPLYLPGSRIASSHFDTKVRALARKYL; encoded by the exons ATGGCAACCACAGCTTGTTTTATCATTGTAAGCAGGAACGACATCCCTATATATGAAGCTGAAGTTGGATCAGCTGCTAAA AGAGAAGATGCTGCTCAGTTGCATCAGTTCATATTACATGCCGCTTTGGATATTGTTCAGGACATTGCATGGACTACTAGTGCCAT GTTCTTGAAAGCCATAGACAGATTTAATGATTTGGTGGTGTCAGTATATGTTACAGCTGGTC ATACACGATTGATGCTGCTTCATGACTCTCGTAATGATGATGGAATTAAGAGCTTTTTCCAAGAGGTTCACGAGCTTTATATAAAG GTTCTTCTTAATCCCCTGTACTTGCCTGGTTCTCGCATTGCATCATCACACTTTGATACAAAAGTCCGTGCCCTTGCACGAAAATATCTGTAG